Proteins from one Nakamurella multipartita DSM 44233 genomic window:
- the paaC gene encoding 1,2-phenylacetyl-CoA epoxidase subunit PaaC — protein sequence MSTASTVPSTPAPGPVPADALARYVIGLGDDALVLSHRLAEWITRAPQLEEDMALANISLDLLGQARTLLTYAGQVQGQGRSEDDLAYLRSEREFTNVQLVEIPNGDFAVTIARQLIFSAYQFELYSALAGAPDATLAALAAKAVKEVDYHRDHAAQWTLRLGDGTELSHARMQAALEATWPYVEELFDPAEIADDLLALPGIAVDPGTLRGGWSDYLRPVLAQATLTEPQPIRRSRGGRRGLHTEHLGHLLADMQSLHRAHPGVRW from the coding sequence GTGAGCACCGCCTCGACCGTCCCGTCCACGCCCGCGCCGGGCCCGGTGCCGGCGGACGCCCTGGCCCGCTACGTGATCGGGCTGGGCGATGACGCCCTGGTGCTCTCGCACCGGCTGGCCGAATGGATCACCCGGGCGCCGCAGCTCGAGGAGGACATGGCCCTGGCCAACATCTCCCTGGACCTGCTCGGTCAGGCCCGCACCCTGCTCACCTACGCCGGTCAGGTGCAGGGCCAGGGCCGCAGCGAGGACGACCTGGCCTACCTGCGCAGCGAGCGTGAGTTCACCAACGTGCAGCTGGTGGAGATCCCCAATGGCGACTTCGCGGTCACCATCGCCCGCCAGCTGATCTTCTCCGCCTACCAGTTCGAGCTGTACAGCGCGCTGGCCGGCGCGCCGGACGCGACCCTGGCCGCGCTGGCCGCCAAGGCGGTCAAAGAGGTCGATTACCACCGGGATCACGCCGCCCAGTGGACCCTGCGGCTCGGTGACGGCACCGAGCTCTCGCACGCCCGGATGCAGGCCGCGCTGGAGGCGACCTGGCCCTACGTCGAGGAACTATTCGACCCGGCCGAGATCGCCGATGACCTGCTGGCCCTTCCGGGCATCGCCGTGGACCCCGGCACCCTGCGCGGTGGCTGGTCCGACTACCTGCGGCCCGTCCTGGCGCAAGCGACACTGACCGAGCCGCAACCCATCCGGCGGTCCCGCGGCGGTCGCCGGGGCCTGCACACCGAGCATCTGGGCCACCTGCTCGCCGACATGCAGAGCCTGCACCGCGCCCACCCGGGGGTGCGGTGGTGA
- the paaD gene encoding 1,2-phenylacetyl-CoA epoxidase subunit PaaD — protein MVTAGRIDTAIGTDRAAEPDRWRAVAGGVSDPEIPVLTLQDLGIVRDVAVDEADGTVLVTLTPTYTGCPATAVIAADVEAALRAAGAERVLVRTVLAPAWSTDWISPDGREKLRQYGIAPPGACLPAGSAARPVGLTLSVRCPRCGSGRTREVSRFGSTPCKSHWTCQDCLEPFDSFKAI, from the coding sequence GTGGTGACCGCCGGCCGGATCGACACCGCGATCGGGACGGACCGGGCGGCGGAGCCGGACCGGTGGCGCGCGGTGGCCGGCGGCGTCAGCGACCCCGAGATTCCGGTGCTCACCCTGCAGGACCTCGGCATCGTGCGCGACGTCGCCGTCGACGAGGCAGACGGCACCGTGCTGGTCACGCTGACCCCGACCTATACCGGGTGCCCGGCCACCGCCGTGATCGCCGCCGATGTCGAGGCCGCCCTGCGCGCGGCCGGCGCCGAGCGGGTGCTGGTGCGTACCGTGCTCGCCCCCGCCTGGAGCACCGACTGGATCAGCCCCGACGGCCGGGAAAAGCTGCGCCAATACGGCATCGCGCCCCCGGGGGCATGCCTGCCGGCCGGCTCGGCCGCGCGCCCGGTCGGTCTGACCCTGTCGGTGCGCTGCCCACGGTGCGGCTCCGGTCGCACCCGCGAGGTCAGCCGATTCGGCTCCACCCCCTGCAAGTCCCACTGGACCTGCCAGGACTGCCTGGAACCCTTCGACTCGTTCAAGGCGATCTGA
- the paaE gene encoding 1,2-phenylacetyl-CoA epoxidase subunit PaaE has translation MTPEIAEPAAGRRHAVFHPLRVAAVERLTEDAVAVTFEVPDELRDEFRFNPGQHLSVKAAALGDDVRRNYSICAPATGGPLRIGVKRIPDGVFSAFVADRLQPGDTLEVMTPTGTFSTRLDPHQAKRYVAVAAGSGITPVLSILATALEVEPDSTAALIYVNRRTSTIMFLEELEDLKNRFPARFQLIHVLGHELTEVDMLSGRLDVDRFERILDTILPVADVDDWFLCGPLAMTDTVRGVLLDRGVPGDHVHRELFHVGAPPRRRIRPVDVPASGARVTVILDGRSVEMTLPPDGDSILDATLQVRSDAPFACKNAVCGTCRARVTEGKVEMDGNYALEPDELARGFVLTCQAHPVTDRVVVDFDQ, from the coding sequence ATCACCCCCGAGATCGCCGAACCCGCCGCCGGCCGCCGGCACGCCGTCTTCCACCCGCTGCGGGTCGCTGCCGTCGAGCGGCTGACCGAGGACGCGGTGGCCGTTACCTTCGAGGTGCCCGACGAGTTGCGGGACGAGTTCCGGTTCAACCCGGGTCAGCACCTGTCGGTCAAGGCCGCCGCGCTCGGCGACGACGTGCGGCGCAACTACTCGATCTGCGCACCGGCCACCGGCGGTCCGCTCCGGATCGGCGTCAAACGCATTCCCGACGGGGTGTTCTCGGCCTTCGTCGCGGACCGGCTCCAGCCCGGCGACACACTGGAGGTGATGACGCCGACCGGAACGTTCTCCACCCGGCTCGATCCCCACCAGGCCAAGCGCTACGTCGCGGTGGCCGCCGGCTCCGGCATCACCCCGGTGCTGTCCATCCTGGCCACCGCGCTGGAGGTGGAGCCGGACAGCACGGCCGCGCTGATCTACGTCAACCGGCGCACGTCCACGATCATGTTCCTGGAGGAACTGGAAGACCTGAAAAACCGGTTCCCGGCCCGGTTCCAGTTGATCCATGTGCTCGGCCACGAGCTGACCGAGGTCGACATGCTCTCGGGGCGGCTCGATGTCGACCGGTTCGAGCGCATCCTGGACACCATCCTGCCGGTGGCGGACGTCGACGACTGGTTCCTGTGCGGACCGCTGGCCATGACCGACACCGTCCGTGGCGTGCTGCTGGATCGCGGCGTGCCCGGTGACCACGTGCACCGCGAGCTGTTCCACGTCGGCGCCCCGCCCCGGCGCCGGATCCGGCCGGTCGACGTCCCGGCCAGCGGGGCCCGGGTCACCGTCATCCTGGACGGCCGTTCGGTCGAGATGACCCTGCCCCCGGACGGCGACTCGATCCTGGACGCGACCCTGCAGGTGCGCTCCGATGCCCCGTTCGCCTGCAAGAACGCGGTGTGCGGCACCTGCCGCGCCCGGGTGACCGAGGGGAAGGTGGAGATGGACGGCAACTACGCCCTCGAACCCGACGAGCTGGCCCGCGGTTTCGTCCTGACCTGCCAGGCGCACCCGGTCACCGACCGCGTCGTCGTGGACTTCGACCAGTGA
- the paaZ gene encoding phenylacetic acid degradation bifunctional protein PaaZ yields MTVAVTSYVAGRWQDPAGDRVALLDAVTSAPVAEIGTAPIDLAPVIDHARSVGGPALRELTFHERALALKHLALHLNGRRDAFYALSAWTGATRRDSLIDVDGGIGVLFTYASKGRRELPNTGVLVDGPAEKLGRGGQFVGQHIYTPRRGIALQINAFNFPVWGMLEKLGPAFLAGVPTVVKPASQTSYLTQAVVAEIIASGLLPEGSLQLVAGGSRGLLDLLDEQDTVAFTGSAATAAALRTHPRVLAGVRFSSEADSLNFSVLGADIAAGSVEFDLYVRQLVTEMTAKAGQKCTAIRRALVPEPLVPAVIDAVQARIRDKVRVGNPAAPEVTMGALVGLAQRDEVRKSLNALAGAARMVVGDPDRFDLVDADPRRGAFLPPILLHAADSARSEPHEVEVFGPVSTVIGYRDTAHAVELAARGRGSLVGSLVSADPDVVRELVLGVAPWHGRLLVLDQESAPESTGHGSPLPTLVHGGPGRAGDGEELGGIRGMKHYLQRTAIQGSPRAVSAITGTWVTGAPRTTGGVHPFRKSLAELRIGDAVVAGPRVITLDDIEAFAELSGDTFYAHMDQAAAAANPFFDGRVAHGYFVVSLAAGLFVSPEPGPVLANVGLNNLVFTTPVYPGDALTVALTAKAISPRVDSDWGDVTWDAVITNQNEAVVATYDVLTSVAKTWPVAPAE; encoded by the coding sequence GTGACCGTTGCCGTCACCAGTTACGTCGCCGGACGCTGGCAGGACCCGGCCGGCGACCGGGTCGCCCTGCTCGACGCGGTGACCTCCGCGCCGGTCGCCGAGATCGGCACCGCGCCCATCGACCTGGCCCCGGTGATCGATCACGCCCGATCGGTCGGTGGACCCGCGCTGCGGGAGCTGACCTTCCACGAACGGGCGCTGGCCCTCAAACACCTGGCTCTGCACCTGAACGGCCGCCGGGACGCGTTCTACGCCCTGTCCGCCTGGACCGGCGCGACCAGGCGGGACTCGCTGATCGACGTGGACGGCGGCATCGGTGTGCTGTTCACCTACGCCAGCAAGGGCCGCCGGGAACTGCCGAACACCGGCGTGCTGGTCGACGGCCCGGCCGAGAAGCTCGGCCGGGGCGGGCAATTCGTCGGCCAGCACATCTACACCCCGCGCCGCGGCATCGCCTTGCAGATCAACGCATTCAACTTCCCGGTCTGGGGCATGCTGGAAAAGCTCGGCCCGGCGTTCCTGGCCGGGGTGCCCACCGTCGTCAAACCGGCGTCCCAGACCTCGTACCTGACCCAGGCCGTGGTCGCCGAGATCATCGCGTCCGGGCTGCTGCCCGAGGGCAGCCTGCAGCTGGTGGCCGGTGGTTCCCGAGGCCTGCTCGACCTGCTCGACGAGCAGGACACCGTCGCCTTCACCGGTTCGGCCGCCACCGCCGCCGCGCTGCGCACGCATCCGCGGGTGCTCGCCGGAGTCCGGTTCAGCTCGGAGGCGGACTCGCTGAACTTCTCCGTCCTGGGCGCCGACATCGCCGCCGGCAGCGTCGAGTTCGACCTCTACGTGCGCCAGCTGGTGACCGAGATGACCGCGAAGGCGGGCCAGAAGTGCACCGCCATCCGGCGGGCCCTGGTCCCGGAGCCGTTGGTGCCGGCGGTGATCGACGCCGTGCAGGCCCGCATCCGCGACAAGGTCCGGGTCGGTAATCCGGCCGCCCCGGAGGTCACCATGGGGGCGCTGGTCGGGCTGGCCCAGCGTGACGAGGTCCGCAAGAGCCTGAATGCCCTGGCCGGGGCCGCCCGCATGGTGGTCGGCGACCCGGACCGGTTCGACCTGGTCGACGCGGACCCGCGGCGCGGCGCGTTCCTGCCGCCGATCCTGTTGCACGCCGCGGACTCCGCCCGCTCCGAGCCGCACGAGGTCGAGGTGTTCGGCCCGGTCAGCACCGTCATCGGTTACCGGGACACCGCCCACGCCGTCGAGCTGGCCGCCCGGGGCCGGGGCAGCCTGGTCGGTTCGCTGGTGTCGGCCGATCCCGACGTCGTGCGGGAACTCGTGCTCGGGGTGGCTCCCTGGCACGGCCGGCTGCTGGTCCTGGATCAGGAATCGGCCCCCGAGTCCACCGGGCACGGATCGCCGCTGCCCACGCTGGTGCACGGCGGTCCGGGCCGCGCCGGCGACGGCGAGGAGCTCGGCGGCATCCGTGGCATGAAGCACTACCTGCAGCGCACCGCGATTCAGGGTTCGCCGCGGGCGGTCTCGGCGATCACCGGGACGTGGGTGACCGGCGCGCCGCGGACCACCGGCGGGGTGCACCCGTTCCGCAAGAGCCTGGCCGAGTTGCGGATCGGCGACGCCGTCGTCGCCGGCCCCCGGGTGATCACCCTGGACGACATCGAGGCGTTCGCCGAGCTGTCCGGAGACACCTTCTACGCACACATGGACCAGGCGGCCGCCGCAGCCAACCCCTTCTTCGACGGCCGCGTCGCCCACGGCTACTTCGTCGTCTCGCTGGCCGCGGGCCTGTTCGTCTCCCCCGAGCCCGGCCCGGTGCTGGCCAATGTGGGCCTGAACAACCTCGTCTTCACCACCCCGGTCTACCCGGGGGACGCGTTGACGGTGGCCCTGACCGCCAAGGCCATCTCGCCCCGGGTCGACTCCGACTGGGGGGACGTCACCTGGGACGCCGTCATCACCAACCAGAACGAGGCGGTCGTGGCCACCTACGACGTGCTGACCTCGGTCGCCAAGACCTGGCCCGTGGCCCCGGCCGAGTAA